One Panicum virgatum strain AP13 chromosome 9K, P.virgatum_v5, whole genome shotgun sequence genomic region harbors:
- the LOC120650997 gene encoding BTB/POZ and MATH domain-containing protein 2-like, which produces MPAPGSAAVGDGEPRSASAIVGEAVTGHHLLHIDGYSRIKDKLPTGESIISRPFDAGGRRWFIDFYPNGRTSKCADFISVYLYLDASAVEAEPVMARGKFDLLDRDGKPVPSHTRTTTLREFYPGDVGYGIAEFVKREFLEKSEHLSNDCFKISCDVIIPHELRTEDRISSLAVPPPDLDRHLGDLLVTKEGADVTFHVAGKEFSAHRFLLAARSRVFRAELWGAMKEGAATGDCVRVDDMLPQVFKALLHFVYTDSLPRMEEQEEAVMAQHLLEAADRYDMQRLRLICEDMLCRHLDVSTAATTLLLAEQHHCRGLKEACIEFLISCHALEEVMETDGFEHLVKTCPALVKEIVSKLGTRLYKRRKFGA; this is translated from the coding sequence atGCCAGCGCCGGGATCCGCCGCGGTTGGCGATGGCGAGCCCCGCTCCGCCTCGGCCATCGTCGGGGAAGCCGTCACGGGGCACCACCTGCTCCACATCGACGGCTACTCGCGCATCAAGGATAAGCTCCCCACCGGCGAATCCATCATTTCTCGCCCTTTCGATGCGGGGGGTCGCCGCTGGTTCATCGACTTCTACCCCAACGGCCGGACCTCGAAATGCGCCGACTTCATATCCGTCTACCTTTACCTCGACGCGAGCGCCGTAGAGGCAGAGCCTGTGATGGCGCGAGGCAAGTTCGATTTGCTCGATCGGGATGGGAAACCAGTGCCATCACACACCCGTACCACAACCCTGCGCGAGTTTTACCCCGGCGATGTAGGGTACGGCATCGCTGAGTTCGTTAAGAGGGAGTTCCTGGAGAAGTCGGAGCACCTCTCCAACGACTGCTTCAAGATCAGCTGCGACGTCATTATTCCCCACGAGCTCCGCACGGAGGACAGGATTTCTTCTCTCGCAGTGCCACCACCTGACCTGGATCGGCATCTCGGCGACCTCCTCGTGACCAAAGAGGGCGCCGACGTCACATTCCATGTCGCCGGCAAAGAATTCAGCGCGCACAGGTTTCTCCTCGCGGCCCGGTCGCGGGTCTTCAGGGCAGAGCTGTGGGGCGCCATGAAAGAGGGCGCCGCCACAGGGGACTGCGTCCGGGTTGATGACATGTTGCCTCAGGTGTTCAAGGCCTTGCTCCACTTCGTCTACACCGACTCGCTGCCGCGGatggaggagcaagaggaggccgTGATGGCCCAGCACCTGCTTGAAGCGGCGGACAGGTATGACATGCAGAGGCTCAGGCTGATTTGTGAGGATATGTTGTGCCGGCACCTTGATGTGAGCACGGCAGCGACCACGCTGTTGTTGGCTGAGCAGCACCATTGCCGTGGTCTCAAGGAGGCTTGCATTGAGTTCCTGATATCTTGTCATGCGCTGGAGGAGGTCATGGAAACGGATGGATTTGAGCATCTGGTTAAAACCTGCCCTGCTCTTGTGAAGGAGATAGTGTCCAAGCTTGGTACCCGTTTGTACAAGAGAAGAAAATTTGGAGCATGA